From Eubacterium sp. 1001713B170207_170306_E7, one genomic window encodes:
- a CDS encoding phenylacetate--CoA ligase family protein, protein MKTIEMQEAIALCREAEKMDPEQRGVLREKRLHRLVDYAKEHSAYFRKAYENIGEHYTLEELPPTNKRVLMEDYHGWVTDPRITYDGVFEYINSPEAGVKRYLDAYTAITTSGTTGSPVPMVRDPYHNTIHGAMMQTRLLRQTDPDLMIPVRNKIAAAIFLDPHVSSYSSLLRTKKAYPGYENNILELSITSDVASIVRQLNQFQPDMVTGYPSVMGALANAQKQGALQIAPKAIACSAEVLTETVYHALKEAFNCPVLNNYCSTEGGEAAMSCSLGKLHVNDDWVILEPVNQDGTPTKEGEWSDGVYVTDLTNYVQPIIRYYMEDKIKLHKGPCSCGITLPVMEILGRTGENLTVGVVEVLGVNVEYSLQYVEGAYALQLVQKGETKFEIRMIPESEKKRTDVFEEARKIMEDFFQRNGCPPVEFIQSQEPPIHNQRGGKLKFIVKDFDKR, encoded by the coding sequence ATGAAGACAATTGAGATGCAGGAAGCCATTGCGTTGTGCCGGGAGGCTGAGAAAATGGACCCGGAACAGCGCGGCGTCCTCAGGGAAAAAAGACTTCACCGTCTGGTGGATTATGCGAAAGAGCATTCCGCATATTTCAGAAAAGCCTATGAAAATATTGGAGAACACTATACTTTGGAGGAACTGCCCCCAACCAATAAGCGTGTATTGATGGAGGACTATCACGGCTGGGTCACCGATCCACGAATCACATATGACGGTGTGTTTGAGTATATCAATAGTCCAGAAGCTGGAGTTAAACGTTATCTTGACGCGTACACAGCGATTACAACCTCTGGAACCACAGGCAGCCCCGTGCCGATGGTGAGAGATCCCTATCATAACACCATTCATGGCGCTATGATGCAGACCAGGCTGCTGAGACAGACAGACCCGGATTTGATGATACCGGTCAGGAATAAAATTGCAGCGGCGATTTTTCTGGATCCCCATGTTTCCTCTTATTCCAGTCTGCTTCGGACAAAAAAAGCATACCCTGGATATGAGAACAATATATTGGAGCTCTCCATCACCTCGGACGTCGCTTCGATTGTCAGGCAGTTAAATCAATTTCAGCCGGACATGGTCACAGGGTATCCTTCGGTTATGGGGGCGCTGGCCAACGCGCAGAAGCAGGGAGCTCTTCAGATAGCGCCAAAGGCCATTGCCTGCTCGGCGGAGGTTTTAACGGAAACGGTATATCACGCACTGAAAGAGGCTTTTAACTGTCCGGTACTAAACAATTATTGCAGCACCGAGGGGGGCGAGGCCGCTATGTCCTGTTCTTTGGGAAAGCTTCATGTGAATGACGACTGGGTTATTCTGGAGCCGGTTAACCAGGATGGAACCCCAACAAAAGAGGGAGAATGGTCAGATGGCGTCTATGTCACAGATCTGACAAATTATGTGCAGCCGATTATCCGCTATTATATGGAAGATAAAATAAAGCTACACAAAGGGCCGTGCTCCTGCGGCATCACCCTGCCAGTGATGGAAATACTGGGAAGAACAGGGGAGAATCTGACAGTCGGCGTCGTCGAGGTACTGGGGGTTAATGTGGAATATTCCCTGCAGTATGTCGAGGGCGCCTACGCCCTGCAGCTCGTGCAGAAGGGAGAAACAAAGTTTGAAATCAGAATGATCCCCGAGTCGGAGAAAAAGCGCACCGATGTATTTGAGGAAGCCCGAAAAATAATGGAGGATTTTTTTCAGAGAAACGGGTGCCCGCCTGTGGAATTTATACAGAGTCAGGAGCCGCCCATCCATAATCAGAGGGGCGGCAAGTTAAAATTCATTGTCAAGGATTTTGATAAGAGGTAA
- a CDS encoding ATP-binding protein — MKKVVLPAETDRLYQALDFVTETAREYGGVKEPEKLELIVEEVFVNIASYAYKELQGDVRIECGAEKDLLIVRFRDCGEPYDPLQRPAPDITCPVAERPIGGLGIYLVKEIADRINYAHVDGENILTIGMNLQGGAE; from the coding sequence ATGAAAAAGGTCGTATTACCGGCAGAGACGGATCGCCTCTATCAGGCGCTGGATTTTGTCACTGAGACCGCCCGTGAATACGGAGGCGTAAAAGAACCAGAGAAGCTTGAATTGATTGTGGAAGAAGTCTTTGTAAATATAGCGAGTTATGCGTATAAAGAATTACAGGGAGATGTGAGGATTGAATGCGGCGCAGAGAAGGATTTGCTTATTGTTCGCTTCAGAGACTGCGGCGAGCCGTATGATCCTTTGCAGCGTCCCGCACCGGACATTACATGTCCTGTGGCAGAACGCCCCATTGGCGGGCTTGGCATATATCTTGTTAAGGAAATTGCAGACCGGATCAACTATGCACATGTAGATGGAGAGAATATTCTTACCATCGGAATGAATTTACAAGGAGGAGCAGAATGA
- a CDS encoding STAS domain-containing protein, translating to MNILKMKDKDVMTITLEGRLDTVTAPEMVDTVKELDCKELTVDLEKLEYISSAGLRALLVCKKTADQCGAAFCVKNPTQPVFEVMRMSGFDKVLTIQRD from the coding sequence ATGAACATTTTGAAGATGAAGGATAAAGACGTTATGACGATCACATTGGAGGGCCGGCTGGATACAGTGACAGCCCCGGAAATGGTGGATACTGTGAAGGAATTAGATTGTAAGGAGCTGACGGTAGATCTCGAAAAACTGGAGTATATTTCCAGTGCAGGCCTGAGGGCTTTGCTGGTCTGCAAAAAGACAGCAGATCAGTGCGGCGCAGCTTTTTGTGTGAAAAACCCAACCCAGCCGGTATTTGAGGTGATGCGCATGAGTGGGTTTGACAAGGTCCTTACCATCCAAAGAGATTAG